In Lautropia mirabilis, one DNA window encodes the following:
- a CDS encoding Crp/Fnr family transcriptional regulator, whose product MNIFASPSRAPGQAGQTYNENWSETTMNHDAFDAHEAPRSLSVGEHLFLAGERNGVWQLSRGLVRLESVGPSGTSFVRLAMPGDLLGAECALHQPYAFNAVAVTDCEVTRVDTGNDMQRMLIVMTAFLQEQSRAADAMRMRQGSVAARLDHLLQVLNAGMDESEPISVRQRKLPQLRDLAFMIDSTPESACRYLSQHLGLQRQRRYRRTAAVKAASTPHPVPMAEAMAAAG is encoded by the coding sequence ATGAATATCTTCGCCAGCCCCTCGCGGGCCCCTGGCCAGGCAGGCCAGACATACAACGAGAACTGGAGCGAGACCACCATGAATCACGACGCTTTCGATGCCCATGAGGCCCCCCGTTCACTGTCCGTGGGTGAACACCTTTTCCTGGCCGGCGAACGCAATGGCGTCTGGCAGCTGAGCCGCGGCCTGGTCCGACTGGAAAGCGTCGGCCCCTCGGGCACCAGCTTCGTCCGCCTGGCCATGCCGGGTGACCTGCTGGGCGCCGAGTGCGCCCTGCACCAGCCCTACGCCTTCAACGCCGTCGCCGTCACCGACTGTGAAGTCACCCGCGTGGATACCGGCAACGACATGCAGCGGATGCTCATCGTGATGACCGCCTTCCTGCAGGAACAGAGCCGCGCAGCCGACGCCATGCGCATGCGCCAGGGCTCGGTGGCCGCCCGCCTGGATCACCTGCTGCAGGTCCTGAACGCCGGCATGGACGAGTCCGAGCCGATCTCGGTGCGCCAGCGCAAGCTGCCCCAGCTGCGCGACCTGGCCTTCATGATCGACTCCACCCCCGAAAGCGCCTGCCGCTACCTGAGCCAGCATCTGGGTCTGCAGCGTCAGCGCCGCTACCGGCGCACGGCAGCCGTGAAGGCCGCCTCCACGCCCCACCCGGTCCCGATGGCCGAAGCGATGGCAGCCGCGGGCTGA
- a CDS encoding DUF2946 domain-containing protein: MNTCRNRPLIIWIAMLAVLMGTLAPSMTSLLAAARGEIPLEICTTPYNRGAASLLAQRAAQDAQSPIDHTLLHDGGHCPYCRLQQEVPAMPHAPQPLVLATITTVRQALQLAPTPPPVAPAWPPQLSRAPPQLS; this comes from the coding sequence ATGAACACGTGTCGCAACCGTCCGCTGATCATCTGGATCGCCATGCTGGCCGTCCTGATGGGCACGCTTGCGCCGTCGATGACCTCTCTGCTGGCGGCTGCCCGGGGCGAGATCCCGCTTGAGATCTGCACCACCCCGTACAACCGGGGCGCAGCCTCGCTGCTGGCGCAACGCGCCGCCCAGGACGCCCAGTCCCCCATCGATCACACCCTGCTGCACGACGGGGGGCACTGCCCCTACTGCCGCCTGCAACAGGAAGTGCCGGCCATGCCCCATGCGCCTCAGCCCCTGGTGCTGGCCACGATCACCACTGTCCGGCAGGCACTCCAGCTTGCCCCCACCCCGCCACCGGTCGCTCCGGCCTGGCCTCCCCAGCTCAGTCGCGCTCCGCCGCAACTCTCCTGA